The proteins below are encoded in one region of Strix aluco isolate bStrAlu1 chromosome 8, bStrAlu1.hap1, whole genome shotgun sequence:
- the ANGPTL3 gene encoding angiopoietin-related protein 3 has product MKIILVFLFIAPLALSARAEKDYSSFDSAPSPETKSRFAMLDDVRILANGLLQLGHGLKDFVHKTKGQMNDIFQKLYIFDRSFYELSLQTSEIKEEEEQLRQTTARLQINNEEIKNLSQEMNSKIEDLIQNKIQLQEKVWGLEDKVTKLAIIQPSMQETKDISSLKAFVEQQDNHIKQLLKIVEDQHVQLDRQHNQIMELEDKLNHIELQDLAEDSFTGEQTEPEATPFPVRNATAVTYKSDGAAPDCTALYNSGMQSSGVYTIKPNGSEAFNVYCEMKFGSSWTVIQNRVDGSLDFNQTWDAYTNGFGDLNEEFWLGLNKTYAITKQGDYILRIELQDWKENKRYIEYAFSLGGPKTDYTLQLSRISGSIPNALPEQTELRFSTADRHVDIINDFNCPENYLGGWWHSECEETNLNGKYVAPRSRGRLDRRKGLYWKPKKGRYYLLKSTKIMIHPTDLKSFD; this is encoded by the exons atgaaaatcattCTAGTCTTTCTATTCATTGCCCCACTTGCTCTTTCAGCTAGAGCTGAGAAGGATTATTCCTCCTTTGATTCTGCTCCATCTCCTGAGACAAAATCAAGATTTGCCATGTTAGATGATGTACGAATCTTAGCCAATGGACTCCTCCAGCTTGGGCATGGTCTTAAAGACTTTGTCCATAAGACAAAGGGGCAGATGAATGACATCTTTCAAAAACTTTACATTTTTGATAGGTCCTTTTATGAGCTCTCACTGCAAACTAGTGAAATCAAAGAAGAAGAAGAACAGCTCAGACAAACTACAGCCAGACTGCAAATCAACAATGAAGAGATAAAGAATCTCTCACAGGAGATGAATTCGAAGATTGAAGACCTCATACAAAACAAAATCCAGCTGCAAGAAAAAGTATGGGGACTGGAAGACAAAGTCACTAAACTGGCCATTATCCAGCCTTCAATGCAAGAGACAAAAGACATTTCTTCACTCAAA GCTTTCGTGGAGCAGCAGGACAACCACATCAAGCAACTTCTCAAAATCGTAGAGGACCAACATGTGCAACTCGACAGACAGCACAATCAAATAATGGAGCTGGAGGACAAG CTAAACCACATAGAGCTCCAGGACCTCGCAGAGGACTCCTTCACAGGGGAGCAAACAGAACCAGAGGCCACCCCCTTCCCTGTGCGCAACGCCACAGCTGTGACCTACAAATCTGATG gtgcCGCTCCTGACTGCACTGCTCTCTATAACAGTGGCATGCAGTCCAGTGGTGTTTACACTATTAAACCCAACGGCTCAGAAGCTTTCAACGTCTACTGTGAAATGAAATTTG GCAGCTCCTGGACTGTAATCCAGAACAGAGTGGATGGATCACTAGATTTCAACCAAACCTGGGATGCCTATACAAATGGTTTTGGTGACCTCAACG AGGAATTCTGGCTAGGCCTGAACAAGACCTATGCCATTACTAAACAAGGGGACTACATCTTACGGATTGAGCTGCaggactggaaagaaaataaacgTTACATCGAGTATGCATTCAGCCTGGGAGGCCCCAAAACAGACTACACTCTCCAGCTTTCACGGATCTCCGGGAGCATCCCCAACGCGCTGCCGGAGCAGACGGAACTGCGGTTCTCAACTGCAGACCGTCACGTGGACATAATAAATGACTTCAACTGTCCAGAAAACTACCTAG GAGGCTGGTGGCACAGTGAATGTGAGGAAACCAATCTTAACGGGAAATACGTCGCACCAAGGTCAAGAGGAAGACTAGACAGAAGAAAAGGCTTATACTGGAAGCCTAAGAAGGGCAGATACTACTTGCTCAAGTCAACCAAAATAATGATACATCCAACAGATTTAAAAAGTTTTGACTGA